One Methanocaldococcus villosus KIN24-T80 genomic window carries:
- the cdhC gene encoding CO dehydrogenase/CO-methylating acetyl-CoA synthase complex subunit beta, producing the protein MFENIPVSVGPMNEGERIRKPDMYVELAGPKSYGFELVKVDEAEDKIEVIGKDLDEMEEGSINPFAIIIKVKGKKIEEDLEGVLERRVHEFLNYIEGVMHLNQRDQIWIRISKDAYKKGLRLKHIAEVVQKLFKAEFPFIEKCDVIIITDPDKVKEELEKAREIYNKRDERIKSLRDEDVDVFYGCIMCQSFAPTHVCVISPERPALCGGINYLDARAAAKIDPNGPIFEIKKGKCLDEKLGVYEGVNEVVKEKSQGAIERVSLYSALVDPCTSCGCFEAVVFYIPEVDGFGIAHRAFKGETPLGIPFSTLAGQCSGGKQVPGFVGVSIAYMKSRKFLQGDGGWERVVWLPKELKERLKEDIPKDLFDKIATDEITNVEELKKFLKEKDHPVVKRWVEESEVVEVEEETEEEKPDLEAPVINLPGEFLGLPSGIRIELYNAIIKAEKIVIYKENGKKK; encoded by the coding sequence ATGTTTGAAAACATTCCTGTATCAGTAGGGCCTATGAATGAAGGGGAGAGAATAAGGAAACCAGATATGTATGTTGAATTAGCAGGGCCAAAAAGTTATGGATTTGAACTTGTTAAAGTAGATGAAGCTGAAGATAAAATTGAAGTTATAGGTAAAGATTTAGATGAAATGGAAGAAGGGTCTATTAATCCATTTGCTATAATTATTAAAGTCAAAGGAAAAAAAATAGAAGAAGATCTTGAAGGAGTTTTGGAGAGAAGGGTACATGAGTTTTTAAATTATATTGAAGGAGTCATGCATCTAAATCAGAGAGATCAAATTTGGATAAGAATTAGTAAAGATGCTTATAAAAAAGGGCTGAGATTAAAGCATATAGCTGAAGTGGTTCAAAAGCTCTTTAAAGCTGAGTTTCCATTTATAGAAAAATGTGATGTAATTATTATAACAGATCCTGATAAAGTTAAAGAGGAATTAGAAAAGGCTAGAGAAATATATAATAAGAGAGATGAAAGAATAAAATCACTAAGAGATGAAGATGTGGATGTTTTCTATGGATGTATAATGTGTCAGAGCTTTGCTCCTACTCATGTCTGTGTAATCTCTCCTGAAAGACCTGCACTCTGTGGGGGAATAAATTATCTTGATGCAAGAGCTGCTGCAAAGATTGATCCAAACGGCCCAATATTTGAAATTAAAAAAGGAAAATGTTTAGATGAAAAGTTAGGAGTTTATGAAGGAGTTAATGAGGTAGTTAAAGAAAAATCTCAAGGAGCTATAGAGAGAGTTTCTTTATATTCAGCTTTAGTGGATCCTTGTACATCTTGTGGATGTTTTGAAGCTGTTGTATTCTACATTCCAGAAGTTGATGGGTTTGGTATAGCTCATAGAGCATTTAAAGGAGAAACTCCTTTAGGAATTCCTTTTTCAACATTAGCTGGTCAGTGTAGTGGAGGAAAGCAAGTTCCAGGATTTGTTGGAGTTTCTATAGCATATATGAAATCAAGAAAGTTTTTACAAGGAGATGGTGGATGGGAAAGAGTAGTTTGGTTACCAAAAGAGTTAAAAGAAAGATTAAAGGAAGATATTCCTAAGGATCTTTTTGATAAAATAGCTACAGATGAAATAACAAATGTAGAAGAATTAAAAAAATTCTTAAAAGAAAAAGATCACCCTGTTGTTAAGAGATGGGTTGAAGAAAGTGAGGTTGTAGAGGTAGAGGAGGAAACAGAAGAAGAAAAACCAGATTTAGAAGCTCCTGTAATTAATCTTCCTGGGGAATTTTTAGGGCTGCCATCTGGCATTAGAATTGAGCTCTATAATGCTATAATAAAAGCTGAAAAAATAGTAATATATAAAGAAAATGGTAAGAAAAAATAA
- a CDS encoding 4Fe-4S dicluster domain-containing protein, with product MNPKIIVINPEKCSKCNDCVNVCREIHGISRVRKYNNVPMFCMQCEKAPCKEVCPVGAIYLKENIPIVNKEKCIGCGMCVIACPIGAIFIEDKVAHKCTLCLDTDRVSPACVEACKDRALILVTDETLELYKEERRKKILDVLKQE from the coding sequence ATGAACCCAAAGATCATAGTTATCAATCCTGAAAAATGTTCTAAGTGTAATGATTGTGTCAATGTGTGTAGGGAGATTCATGGAATTAGTAGAGTAAGGAAGTATAATAATGTTCCAATGTTTTGCATGCAATGTGAAAAAGCTCCCTGTAAAGAAGTTTGTCCAGTTGGGGCTATTTATCTAAAAGAAAATATTCCAATTGTTAATAAGGAGAAGTGTATTGGTTGTGGTATGTGTGTTATTGCTTGCCCTATAGGGGCTATATTTATAGAAGATAAGGTAGCTCATAAATGTACTCTCTGTTTAGACACAGATAGAGTCTCTCCAGCATGTGTAGAAGCCTGTAAAGATAGGGCATTAATTCTTGTAACTGATGAAACACTTGAACTGTATAAAGAGGAGAGAAGGAAGAAAATATTGGATGTGTTAAAACAGGAGTAG
- the cdhB gene encoding CO dehydrogenase/acetyl-CoA synthase complex subunit epsilon, whose translation MDRFTPYIITAGSNTNHAEVISPSALKMMIKRARSPILILGEKCEREIIDRLIETYKLKVIKTPEEMNLMIVMKYLTQSEHDLAIFVGITYYYLAQALMHLKHFSNLVTVSIDRYYQPNAHYSFPNLDEKEYLDYLNRLIE comes from the coding sequence ATGGATAGATTTACACCTTATATTATTACTGCTGGGAGTAATACAAATCATGCTGAGGTTATTTCACCTTCAGCATTAAAGATGATGATTAAAAGGGCTAGATCCCCTATTTTAATTTTAGGAGAAAAGTGTGAAAGAGAAATTATAGATAGACTTATTGAAACTTATAAACTTAAAGTGATAAAAACCCCTGAAGAGATGAACTTAATGATTGTTATGAAATATCTTACACAGAGTGAGCATGATCTTGCTATATTTGTGGGAATAACATATTATTATTTAGCCCAAGCTTTAATGCATTTAAAACATTTCTCTAATTTAGTAACTGTTTCTATAGATAGGTATTATCAGCCTAATGCCCATTACTCTTTTCCAAATTTGGATGAAAAGGAATATTTGGATTATTTAAATAGATTAATAGAGTGA
- the cdhA gene encoding CO dehydrogenase/acetyl-CoA synthase complex subunit alpha has translation MKMGMVGDLVIPSVKMKKANISFSINIGEKEEPKGKTPKPGLLTLRSWDFKLLERYKPFYMPICDLCCLCTFGKCDLSKGKRGACGIDIRAQQARIVLLACCIGTACHTAHARHLVDHLIEELGEDYEINLGNEIDVKMPITRVVMGYEPKTLGDLRDVISYCEEQLTHGLSATHTGQEGSYLDFESKALHMGMIDDLAREVGDIAQIISYNMPKGEETDLADLGFDAIDKKKPVILCIGHNVIPGSYIIDYLEEKDLEDEIEVCGICCTAIDINRVSNKTKIVGPLSKQIMFVRAGVADVVIVDEQCINTNILTETLNTGAIFIATNDKACHGLEDISHLSPEEMVAYLLKHRAALITDMEKLAEVAVELAKIVAKNRKKDILPTVKEIVELAKQCTECGWCNRNCPCAFEIKEAMILAKKGDLKGLAEIYKKCYSCGRCEAICERNLPIVSMITKAGIYHFTNQRYKIRIGRGPVTDVEIRKVGAPIVFGDIPGVVGFAGCSALPNGEEEVALMAKELLERKYIVVATGCSAMAIAMWKDKDGKTLYEKYPSEFKAGGLLNLGPCLANAHISGAAIKIANIFAKKPLEGNYEEIADYILNKVGAVGVAWGAMSQKAAAIATGFNRWGIPVIIGPHGAKYRRLYLSDGNRFKVRDKNTKEILEIDPCPEHLAITAENYKEALCLIPKLCMRPNDTPKGRANKIYHYVTMYEKYFNRMPPDLEKFVRTEQDIPFMLKDKIKEYLDEKNWKPLEKYPKEPTLLW, from the coding sequence ATGAAAATGGGAATGGTTGGAGATCTTGTAATACCATCAGTAAAGATGAAAAAAGCCAACATATCTTTTTCAATAAACATTGGTGAAAAAGAGGAACCTAAAGGAAAAACTCCAAAACCTGGTCTATTGACATTAAGAAGTTGGGATTTTAAACTATTAGAGAGATACAAACCCTTCTATATGCCAATCTGTGATTTGTGTTGTCTATGTACATTTGGGAAGTGTGATTTAAGTAAAGGTAAAAGAGGAGCTTGTGGAATTGACATTAGAGCCCAGCAGGCAAGGATAGTATTGTTAGCATGTTGTATTGGAACTGCATGTCATACAGCACATGCTAGACATTTAGTAGATCATTTAATAGAAGAGCTAGGGGAAGATTATGAAATTAATTTAGGTAATGAAATTGATGTTAAAATGCCTATAACAAGGGTAGTTATGGGTTATGAACCAAAGACATTAGGAGATTTAAGAGATGTTATATCATACTGTGAAGAGCAGCTAACTCATGGATTATCAGCAACCCATACTGGGCAAGAGGGTAGTTATTTAGATTTTGAAAGTAAAGCTTTACATATGGGAATGATTGATGATCTTGCTAGGGAAGTTGGGGATATAGCACAGATAATATCTTACAATATGCCAAAAGGGGAAGAAACTGATCTAGCTGATTTAGGCTTTGATGCTATTGATAAGAAAAAACCAGTCATTCTCTGTATAGGCCATAATGTTATTCCTGGAAGTTATATTATAGATTATTTAGAGGAGAAGGATTTAGAGGATGAAATAGAAGTCTGTGGAATCTGTTGTACAGCTATAGATATAAATAGAGTTTCAAATAAAACAAAGATTGTAGGGCCTTTATCAAAGCAAATCATGTTTGTAAGAGCAGGAGTAGCCGATGTTGTTATTGTGGATGAGCAGTGTATTAACACAAATATTCTTACAGAAACTTTAAACACTGGTGCTATATTCATAGCTACAAATGATAAAGCATGTCATGGATTAGAAGATATTTCCCACTTATCTCCTGAAGAAATGGTAGCATATTTATTAAAACATAGAGCAGCTTTAATAACTGATATGGAAAAGCTTGCAGAAGTTGCAGTTGAATTAGCTAAAATTGTAGCTAAAAATAGAAAAAAAGACATTCTTCCAACAGTAAAGGAAATTGTTGAATTAGCTAAACAATGTACTGAATGTGGATGGTGTAATAGAAACTGTCCATGTGCTTTTGAAATAAAAGAAGCTATGATTTTAGCTAAGAAGGGAGATCTAAAGGGATTAGCAGAGATATATAAAAAGTGTTACTCTTGTGGAAGATGTGAGGCTATCTGTGAGAGAAACTTACCAATAGTGAGTATGATAACTAAAGCAGGAATTTATCACTTTACAAATCAGAGATATAAAATAAGAATAGGTAGAGGACCTGTTACAGATGTAGAGATTAGAAAAGTTGGAGCTCCAATAGTTTTTGGAGATATTCCTGGAGTTGTAGGATTTGCTGGATGTTCAGCACTACCTAATGGAGAGGAAGAAGTGGCTTTAATGGCTAAAGAATTGTTAGAGAGAAAGTATATAGTTGTTGCTACTGGATGTTCTGCAATGGCTATAGCAATGTGGAAAGATAAAGATGGAAAAACACTTTATGAAAAATATCCATCTGAGTTTAAGGCTGGGGGTTTATTGAATTTAGGCCCTTGCTTAGCAAATGCCCACATAAGTGGAGCAGCAATAAAAATAGCCAATATCTTTGCTAAAAAACCATTAGAAGGTAATTATGAAGAAATAGCTGATTATATATTAAACAAAGTAGGGGCTGTTGGAGTAGCTTGGGGAGCAATGAGTCAGAAGGCTGCGGCTATAGCTACTGGATTTAACAGATGGGGAATTCCTGTTATTATAGGACCTCATGGGGCTAAGTATAGAAGATTGTATCTAAGTGATGGTAATAGATTCAAAGTTAGAGATAAGAATACAAAGGAAATATTAGAAATTGACCCCTGCCCAGAACATTTAGCTATAACTGCTGAAAATTATAAAGAAGCTCTCTGTCTAATACCAAAACTTTGTATGAGACCAAATGATACTCCAAAAGGTAGAGCTAATAAGATTTACCACTATGTCACTATGTATGAAAAATACTTTAACAGAATGCCACCTGACTTGGAAAAATTTGTAAGAACTGAGCAAGATATCCCATTTATGCTGAAGGATAAAATAAAAGAGTATTTAGATGAGAAAAATTGGAAACCATTAGAGAAATATCCTAAAGAGCCAACATTACTCTGGTGA
- a CDS encoding DUF2304 domain-containing protein produces the protein MLIQIFGILFCIFALIITLYRTKKRYMSIEKGVFWVIIWMIILLLLINPNLMSKIADILGVGRGVDAIVYTTLAILLYLVYKLFERTERLEREITKLVREIAIKDRYEPKKGD, from the coding sequence TTGCTAATACAAATTTTTGGTATTTTATTTTGCATTTTTGCACTAATAATAACATTATATAGAACTAAAAAAAGATATATGTCAATAGAAAAAGGTGTATTTTGGGTTATAATTTGGATGATTATCTTATTGTTATTAATAAATCCTAATTTAATGAGTAAAATAGCAGATATTTTAGGGGTAGGGAGGGGAGTAGATGCTATTGTCTATACAACCTTAGCTATCTTATTATACCTAGTTTATAAACTGTTTGAAAGAACTGAAAGATTAGAAAGGGAGATTACAAAGTTAGTAAGGGAAATAGCTATAAAAGATAGATATGAGCCTAAGAAAGGTGATTAA
- the aroC gene encoding chorismate synthase encodes MNTFGDMFRVTVFGESHGKAVGAVIDGCPANLPLTEEDIQKELDRRKPKSIFSTPRREEDKVEILSGIFENKTTGAPICGIVYNKNIRPKDYEEIKYKPRPGHADLVYRLKYKNYDYRGGGRASGRVTVGHVIGGAVAKKLLSYTYNIKIIGYTVKIGKIESEFNYYNNQEIFNNESAVEELINKIENNPLRCPSINEKEMEEYILKAIEEKDSVGGVVEIVILNLPVGVGNPIFNKLHAELGRALLSINAVKGVEVGRGFKSSEMFGSEMNDEMYFDDEKNIKFYSNNSGGVLGGISTGQPVVLRIAIKPTPSIGKRQRTINLKTLENDYIEIKGRHDPIIVPRVIPVAEAMVAITLADLMIKSGFIHPCCL; translated from the coding sequence ATGAACACATTTGGAGATATGTTTAGAGTTACAGTGTTTGGAGAGAGCCATGGAAAAGCTGTAGGAGCTGTTATAGATGGATGTCCAGCAAATTTGCCATTGACTGAGGAAGACATCCAAAAAGAGTTAGATAGGAGAAAACCAAAATCTATATTTTCTACACCAAGAAGAGAAGAGGATAAAGTTGAAATCTTATCAGGAATTTTTGAAAATAAAACAACAGGAGCTCCAATATGTGGAATAGTTTATAATAAAAATATTAGACCAAAGGACTATGAAGAAATAAAATATAAACCTCGCCCAGGGCATGCAGATTTAGTTTATAGGTTGAAATATAAAAACTATGATTACAGAGGAGGAGGGAGAGCTAGTGGAAGGGTAACAGTAGGGCATGTTATTGGAGGTGCTGTAGCTAAGAAGTTGTTATCATATACATACAATATAAAAATTATTGGCTATACAGTGAAGATAGGAAAAATTGAGAGTGAATTTAATTATTACAATAATCAGGAAATCTTTAATAATGAAAGTGCTGTTGAAGAATTAATAAATAAGATAGAAAACAATCCATTGAGATGTCCATCTATAAATGAAAAAGAGATGGAAGAATATATTTTAAAAGCTATAGAGGAGAAAGACAGTGTAGGGGGTGTTGTGGAGATTGTTATTTTAAATCTTCCTGTAGGTGTGGGAAATCCAATATTTAACAAATTACATGCTGAACTTGGTAGAGCTCTGTTAAGTATAAATGCTGTTAAAGGTGTGGAGGTAGGAAGGGGATTTAAGTCATCTGAAATGTTTGGTAGTGAGATGAATGATGAGATGTATTTTGATGATGAAAAAAATATTAAATTCTACTCTAACAATTCTGGAGGGGTTTTAGGAGGGATATCAACAGGTCAGCCAGTAGTTTTAAGAATAGCTATAAAGCCTACACCATCAATAGGTAAAAGACAAAGAACAATAAATTTAAAAACCTTAGAAAATGATTATATTGAGATAAAAGGAAGGCATGATCCTATTATTGTCCCTAGAGTCATACCTGTAGCTGAAGCTATGGTTGCTATAACATTGGCTGATCTTATGATAAAGTCGGGATTTATTCATCCTTGCTGCTTATAA
- a CDS encoding TRAM domain-containing protein produces the protein MFKNNKDKGKRVPVKEGETYKVKIEDMGKGGDGIARVEGFVVFVPETHKGDEVNIKITSVKSRFAFGEKIE, from the coding sequence ATGTTTAAAAATAATAAAGATAAAGGTAAAAGAGTTCCAGTTAAGGAAGGAGAAACTTACAAGGTAAAAATTGAAGATATGGGTAAAGGAGGAGATGGAATAGCAAGAGTTGAAGGTTTTGTAGTGTTTGTTCCAGAAACACATAAAGGAGATGAAGTAAATATTAAAATAACTTCTGTAAAGAGTAGGTTTGCATTTGGAGAAAAAATAGAATAA
- the rgy gene encoding reverse gyrase yields MVVPMIFKEMCPNCNGEIESERLKIGVCKKCLKEDKEVEKTELCKKIENLKDLSYYCKIWKEFKEFEKFTKSLGYSLLSIQKMWAKRVLKNKSFSIVAPTGVGKSFFGILMSLYLAKKGKKCYIILPTTLLVKQTYERLRGLDNNIDVAVYHSELSNKDKKEMKEKIEKGEYSILITTSNYLAKNMPKNKFDFIFVDDVDALLKASKNIDRTLMLLGFPEDIINEAAKIIYLIRIGKLEEAMKKREKLKEKIKSIKHGCLVIASATGKSYGDRVKLYRELLDFEVGFGMNKLRDVEDLYDNNFDLNRILNYVKKFGSGGLIFVSLDYGIEKAKKIEELLIKNNIKAKLIHSKDKKGFEDFKEEKIDVLIGVASYYGVLVRGLDMPERVRYTIFYGIPKFKMKLKEYIENLKEKKQIKEDIDIKNKDVKEIKKIIKEKLKIKNFSIRKEDDLYILFPDVKTYIQASGRTSRMTEFGLTKGLSVVLVDDEEIFEYLRKYMLFMYESEFKSVDEVCLDEILKKIDDDREKIKKGRKENKIPDLLKSVLMVVESPNKARTIANFFGNPSVRKINNRNVYEVCVGDLNLIITASGGHVFDLVTKEGFYGVKIEKNLYIPIYCSIKKINGEQYTDQKDIEELIKELLNKGEKVNFMDSKENIKIIREIADEVDAVFIATDIDNEGEKIGYDIALNIMPFNKNIYRIGFNEITKRAILRAVEAYKKGEKLELDKNKVKSQIVRRIEDRWIGFRLSQKLWNVFGKNYLSAGRVQTPVLGWIIERYNEYMERVKYLSLKLEYNLYVGKAIDEDFDKDYVNVDIKIYEKSIPPQPPFTTDTLLEEATKRFNLSVSEVMNIAQELFELGLTTYHRTSSTRVSLDGMRVAKEYLKLNNMEDYIKNREFFMEGAHECIRPTKPMDTEELIEFLKENNIKLTKNHIKVYDLIFRRFMASQMKDVVVDYEEIYIKDLDEKIEGYIEIKFDGWSRIYNLKLKQIPKIEKDKLKVLEKKIRKVPKVPLYDEGDVIKLMKERGIGRPSTYAQIIKKLLDRRYVIKSKDKNKLIPTKLGIEVYNYLISNYPHLISEERTRQLEEVMDKIERGEVNYIKALDELYEEILSIK; encoded by the coding sequence ATGGTTGTCCCCATGATATTTAAAGAGATGTGTCCTAATTGTAATGGTGAGATAGAGAGTGAGAGGCTAAAGATAGGTGTTTGTAAAAAGTGTTTAAAGGAGGACAAAGAAGTAGAAAAAACTGAGCTTTGTAAAAAAATAGAAAATCTAAAAGACCTTTCTTATTATTGTAAGATTTGGAAAGAATTTAAAGAATTTGAAAAATTTACAAAGAGTTTAGGATATTCCTTACTTAGCATACAGAAGATGTGGGCTAAGAGAGTATTAAAAAATAAAAGCTTCTCTATTGTTGCACCAACAGGTGTAGGAAAAAGCTTTTTTGGAATATTAATGAGCTTATATTTAGCTAAAAAAGGGAAAAAATGCTATATAATTTTACCTACAACATTACTAGTTAAACAAACTTATGAGAGATTAAGGGGGTTAGATAATAATATAGATGTAGCTGTCTATCATTCTGAGCTTTCTAATAAAGATAAAAAAGAAATGAAAGAAAAGATAGAAAAGGGAGAATATTCTATATTAATAACAACATCCAATTATTTAGCTAAAAACATGCCAAAAAATAAATTTGATTTTATTTTTGTTGATGATGTTGATGCTCTTTTAAAGGCCTCTAAAAACATTGATAGAACCTTAATGCTATTAGGTTTTCCAGAAGACATAATTAATGAAGCTGCTAAGATTATATATTTAATAAGAATTGGTAAGTTAGAAGAAGCTATGAAAAAAAGAGAAAAACTAAAAGAGAAAATTAAGAGTATTAAACATGGATGCTTGGTGATAGCATCAGCTACAGGGAAGAGTTATGGAGATAGGGTCAAGCTTTACAGGGAGTTATTAGATTTTGAAGTGGGTTTTGGAATGAATAAGTTGAGGGATGTTGAGGATCTTTATGATAATAACTTTGATCTTAATAGGATATTAAACTATGTTAAAAAATTTGGTTCTGGTGGTTTAATATTTGTTTCTTTAGATTATGGTATTGAAAAAGCTAAGAAAATAGAAGAATTATTAATAAAAAATAATATAAAAGCTAAACTTATTCATTCAAAAGATAAGAAAGGATTTGAAGACTTTAAAGAAGAAAAAATAGATGTTTTAATTGGTGTGGCTTCATATTATGGGGTTTTGGTTAGAGGATTGGATATGCCTGAAAGGGTGAGATATACAATATTTTATGGCATACCCAAGTTTAAAATGAAATTAAAAGAATATATAGAAAATTTAAAAGAAAAGAAACAGATAAAAGAAGATATAGACATTAAAAATAAAGATGTAAAGGAGATTAAAAAGATAATAAAAGAAAAACTTAAAATAAAGAACTTCTCAATTAGAAAAGAAGATGATCTGTATATTCTCTTTCCAGATGTAAAAACATACATACAAGCTTCAGGTAGAACTTCAAGGATGACTGAGTTCGGTTTAACAAAAGGGCTCTCTGTAGTTTTAGTTGATGATGAAGAAATATTTGAATATTTAAGAAAATATATGTTATTCATGTATGAAAGTGAGTTTAAAAGTGTTGATGAAGTTTGTTTGGATGAAATATTAAAGAAAATTGATGATGATAGAGAAAAGATAAAAAAGGGTAGAAAAGAAAATAAAATACCTGATTTATTAAAATCTGTCTTAATGGTTGTAGAAAGTCCAAACAAAGCAAGAACAATAGCTAATTTCTTTGGAAACCCTTCTGTTAGAAAAATAAATAATAGAAATGTGTATGAAGTTTGTGTAGGGGATTTAAACTTAATAATAACTGCTAGTGGAGGGCATGTATTTGATCTTGTAACAAAAGAAGGTTTTTATGGAGTAAAAATTGAAAAAAATTTATACATACCAATTTATTGTTCAATAAAAAAGATAAATGGAGAGCAATACACTGATCAGAAAGATATAGAAGAGCTAATTAAAGAGTTATTAAATAAAGGAGAAAAAGTTAATTTTATGGATAGTAAAGAAAATATAAAAATTATTAGGGAGATTGCTGATGAAGTTGATGCTGTTTTTATAGCTACAGATATTGATAATGAAGGAGAGAAGATTGGATATGATATAGCATTAAATATCATGCCTTTTAACAAAAATATTTATAGAATTGGATTTAATGAGATAACTAAAAGAGCTATATTAAGAGCTGTTGAAGCTTATAAAAAAGGAGAAAAATTAGAGCTTGATAAAAATAAAGTTAAAAGTCAAATTGTTAGGAGAATTGAAGATAGATGGATAGGGTTTAGACTTAGCCAAAAACTTTGGAATGTATTTGGAAAAAATTATCTATCTGCAGGTAGAGTTCAAACACCAGTTTTAGGTTGGATAATAGAGAGATATAATGAATATATGGAGAGGGTAAAGTACCTCTCTCTAAAATTAGAGTATAATCTATATGTTGGAAAAGCTATAGATGAAGATTTTGACAAAGATTATGTTAATGTAGATATTAAGATTTATGAAAAATCTATCCCTCCACAGCCACCTTTTACTACAGACACACTGTTAGAAGAAGCTACAAAAAGATTTAATTTAAGTGTTAGTGAAGTTATGAATATAGCTCAAGAGTTGTTTGAGCTTGGGCTTACTACATATCATAGAACATCTTCAACAAGAGTTTCTTTGGATGGAATGAGGGTTGCTAAGGAGTATTTAAAGCTAAATAATATGGAGGATTATATTAAAAATAGAGAATTTTTTATGGAAGGGGCTCATGAATGTATAAGGCCTACAAAACCTATGGATACTGAAGAGTTAATAGAGTTTTTAAAAGAGAATAATATAAAATTGACAAAGAACCATATAAAGGTCTATGATTTGATATTTAGAAGATTTATGGCTTCACAGATGAAGGATGTTGTTGTTGATTATGAAGAGATATATATTAAAGATTTGGATGAAAAGATAGAGGGTTACATAGAGATAAAATTTGATGGATGGAGTAGGATATATAATTTAAAGTTAAAACAGATTCCAAAAATAGAGAAAGATAAGTTAAAGGTTCTTGAGAAAAAGATAAGAAAAGTTCCTAAAGTTCCATTATATGATGAAGGAGATGTTATTAAACTTATGAAAGAGAGGGGTATAGGAAGACCTTCAACATATGCTCAGATAATTAAAAAGTTATTGGATAGGAGGTATGTAATAAAGAGTAAAGATAAGAATAAATTAATTCCTACAAAATTAGGAATAGAGGTTTATAACTATCTTATTTCTAATTATCCACACTTAATCTCTGAAGAGAGGACTAGACAACTTGAAGAAGTCATGGATAAGATAGAAAGAGGGGAAGTTAATTACATAAAAGCTTTAGATGAATTGTATGAAGAAATTTTAAGTATTAAATAG
- a CDS encoding 4Fe-4S dicluster domain-containing protein codes for MEKEKEVLKKVREFMILNLEIKKLLKELNFEDIYEEYERVTKILRKPNIELYRRLYNAVLELEYNGKKRKEIPWFPRIDYDKCKNCKKCVEFCPRGVYDIEDGKVKVKYPYNCIVNCNACAEMCCDNKAIIFPNKTI; via the coding sequence ATGGAGAAAGAAAAAGAAGTGTTAAAAAAGGTTAGGGAATTTATGATACTTAACTTAGAGATTAAAAAGCTTTTAAAAGAGTTAAATTTTGAGGATATTTATGAGGAATATGAGAGAGTAACAAAGATATTAAGAAAACCAAATATTGAACTTTATAGAAGGCTTTATAATGCTGTTTTAGAATTAGAGTATAATGGTAAGAAGAGAAAAGAGATTCCATGGTTCCCAAGAATAGATTATGACAAGTGTAAAAACTGTAAAAAATGTGTAGAATTTTGCCCTAGAGGAGTTTATGATATTGAAGATGGAAAAGTTAAAGTAAAATATCCTTATAATTGTATAGTTAATTGTAATGCATGTGCAGAAATGTGCTGTGATAACAAAGCCATTATTTTTCCAAATAAAACTATTTAA